A single Parabacteroides timonensis DNA region contains:
- a CDS encoding flavin reductase family protein, translated as MKAIEPSLIKDNFIEIIGKEWMLVSAGDKEKFNMMTASWGGVGFLWNKPVVFVFIRPERYTREFVDEKGCFTLSFLGEEHKAVHKICGSKSGRDIDKVAATGLTPYFSEQGNPCFEESRLTLECKTLYVTKMDKDCFIDPALFEKWYSAMAGNPHNVYVAEILNAWEK; from the coding sequence ATGAAAGCAATTGAACCCAGTCTGATCAAGGACAACTTTATTGAAATTATCGGTAAAGAGTGGATGCTGGTAAGTGCCGGCGACAAAGAGAAGTTTAACATGATGACGGCCAGTTGGGGAGGCGTAGGTTTTCTTTGGAATAAACCGGTCGTATTCGTATTCATCCGTCCGGAACGATATACCCGTGAATTTGTCGATGAAAAGGGATGTTTTACCCTCTCTTTCCTGGGAGAAGAACACAAAGCGGTACATAAAATCTGTGGTTCTAAATCCGGACGTGATATTGACAAAGTTGCCGCAACCGGGTTGACTCCTTATTTTTCCGAACAAGGAAACCCTTGTTTTGAAGAGTCGCGGTTGACACTTGAGTGTAAGACGCTCTATGTGACAAAGATGGATAAAGATTGTTTCATTGATCCGGCCTTGTTTGAAAAATGGTATAGCGCTATGGCGGGCAACCCTCATAACGTCTATGTCGCAGAGATACTGAATGCCTGGGAAAAGTAA
- a CDS encoding alanine/glycine:cation symporter family protein, translating into MDILNSWISAINDVLWSYILIIMLLGCAIWFTFKTRFVQFRMIKEMIKLLGDSTEKTKNGEKHISSFQAFAVSLASRVGTGNLAGVATAIAVGGPGAVFWMWIIALLGASSAFVESTLAQLYKRRGKDSFIGGPAYYMERGLGLRWMGVFFAVLISITFGFAFNSVQSNTICAAWEGAFGFDHRIIGGILTVLTILIIFGGIQRIAKVSSIIVPVMALGYVALALGIVLFNIGKLPAVLELIINNAFGWEQAIGGSIGAALMQGIKRGLFSNEAGMGSAPNVAATADVSHPVKQGLIQTLGVFTDTLIICTCTAFIILFSGAPLDGSVNGVQLTQHALTNEVGSVGSIFVAIAILLFAFSSIIGNYYYGEANIRFVTQKKSVLFTYRLLVGGMVMFGALASLDLAWSLADITMGLMTICNLIAISLLSRQAFLLLKDYIAQKQKGIISPVFDKNSIPELTDKAECW; encoded by the coding sequence ATGGATATATTAAACTCCTGGATCAGCGCCATCAACGATGTTTTATGGTCTTATATATTAATAATCATGCTATTGGGTTGTGCGATATGGTTTACCTTCAAAACCCGCTTCGTACAGTTCCGTATGATTAAAGAAATGATAAAATTGCTTGGCGACTCCACCGAAAAAACTAAAAACGGTGAAAAACATATCTCCTCCTTTCAGGCTTTTGCCGTATCATTAGCCAGTCGCGTAGGGACAGGTAATCTGGCCGGAGTAGCTACGGCCATTGCAGTCGGTGGCCCGGGTGCTGTATTCTGGATGTGGATAATTGCTCTGCTGGGAGCTTCCAGTGCCTTTGTAGAATCCACATTGGCGCAATTATATAAAAGAAGAGGGAAAGACTCTTTTATCGGAGGTCCTGCCTATTACATGGAACGGGGACTTGGATTGCGGTGGATGGGAGTATTTTTTGCCGTATTGATCTCTATCACCTTCGGTTTTGCTTTCAATTCCGTACAAAGTAATACGATTTGTGCTGCGTGGGAAGGGGCATTCGGATTCGATCACAGGATTATTGGCGGGATATTGACCGTATTGACCATTCTGATCATCTTCGGAGGCATTCAGCGGATCGCCAAAGTAAGTAGTATCATTGTTCCAGTCATGGCTCTCGGATATGTAGCACTAGCATTGGGCATCGTACTTTTCAATATCGGGAAACTTCCTGCCGTACTGGAGTTGATCATTAATAATGCCTTCGGATGGGAACAAGCCATTGGCGGTAGTATCGGCGCAGCCCTGATGCAGGGTATTAAACGAGGATTGTTCAGCAATGAGGCCGGTATGGGTTCCGCTCCGAATGTAGCAGCCACGGCTGATGTTTCTCACCCGGTAAAACAGGGTTTGATCCAGACATTAGGCGTTTTCACCGATACATTGATTATATGTACCTGTACAGCTTTCATTATCCTTTTTAGTGGTGCACCGCTCGACGGATCAGTTAACGGCGTACAGCTAACGCAACATGCACTGACCAATGAAGTAGGAAGCGTGGGAAGTATCTTTGTCGCCATAGCAATTCTGTTGTTTGCTTTCAGCAGTATCATCGGTAACTATTATTATGGCGAAGCAAACATACGGTTTGTTACTCAAAAGAAAAGCGTATTGTTTACATACCGCCTGTTAGTCGGTGGAATGGTGATGTTTGGTGCATTGGCAAGCCTTGACCTGGCATGGAGCCTGGCTGATATAACCATGGGACTGATGACTATTTGCAACCTGATTGCCATCTCCCTGCTCAGTCGCCAGGCATTCCTTTTACTGAAGGATTATATTGCCCAGAAGCAAAAAGGAATAATAAGTCCCGTTTTCGATAAAAACAGTATCCCGGAACTTACCGACAAAGCGGAATGTTGGTAA
- a CDS encoding ComEA family DNA-binding protein, with translation MNWRDLLYFSKGERRALTLLLCLISISWIILLLTDNKPEDISNENNKRIESIKTTRPIASNKPKPEQEKTAPSGRKKNFSRKEKDFHPKGTPNIPGRKTFPKTEKYPVGTVVELNSSDTTSLKKVPGIGSTFARRIIKYRDLLGGFYRVEQLREVYGIDEEKYDAIKSWFSVDISAIHLLSVNHLPADSLRKHPYLNYGQAHAIGQLRKQKRILTGWENLQLLEEFTETDKERLIPYLSFE, from the coding sequence ATGAACTGGCGCGATTTACTCTATTTCTCCAAAGGAGAACGCAGGGCCTTAACCCTCCTACTCTGTCTTATTTCTATTTCCTGGATCATTTTATTACTGACAGATAATAAACCAGAAGACATTTCCAACGAGAATAATAAACGTATAGAATCCATAAAGACAACCCGACCCATCGCTTCGAATAAGCCAAAGCCGGAACAGGAGAAAACAGCCCCATCCGGGAGAAAAAAGAATTTCTCTCGAAAGGAAAAAGATTTTCATCCGAAAGGAACTCCAAACATACCCGGGAGAAAAACTTTCCCGAAGACGGAAAAATATCCGGTCGGAACAGTGGTCGAGTTGAACTCTTCCGATACGACTTCTCTAAAGAAAGTACCCGGAATAGGGAGTACATTTGCCCGCAGAATCATTAAATACCGGGATTTATTAGGAGGTTTCTACAGAGTAGAGCAGCTCCGGGAAGTATATGGTATCGATGAAGAAAAGTATGATGCGATAAAATCGTGGTTTTCGGTGGATATATCTGCGATACATCTTTTATCTGTCAATCATCTTCCCGCAGACTCACTTCGCAAACATCCCTATCTGAATTATGGGCAAGCGCATGCTATCGGACAACTCCGTAAGCAAAAAAGAATACTCACAGGTTGGGAAAACCTTCAACTACTGGAAGAGTTCACAGAGACGGACAAGGAAAGACTTATTCCTTACCTGTCATTTGAATAA
- a CDS encoding sodium-dependent transporter, producing the protein MANKDRVTFGSKIGVILATVGCAVGLGSIWRFPYMVGANGGAAFLLVFMICTVLLGLPIMITEFFIGRHSRSNAAGAFKKLAPGTQWSLIGYNGVLAAFLILGFYSVVSGWTLEYIWQAMTGSLAGKTTAEFTTAFETFSSSALRPIGWTIAFIALTHIVIVSGVEKGIERASKIMMPALFIILLILCIRSVTLPGVEEGLSFLFKPDFDKITSSVILSAMGQTFFSLSIGMGCLITYSSYFGKDTNLQLTAVQVTVLNTLVALLAGIMVFPAVFSFGIEPTAGPELVFITLPNIFEQLPFGNLWSFIFFILLALAALTSTISLHEVATAYVHEEYHTTRKKAAWIVSAGVAVIGAFCSLSFGLLKEYTIGGLILFDALDYLTAKIMMPIGGMMICVFVGLRIEKKVLKAELTNKGTITFYFFNTYAFFIKYIAPAAIGLIFLNELGLIKKITALF; encoded by the coding sequence ATGGCAAACAAAGATAGAGTAACTTTTGGCAGTAAGATCGGAGTGATATTAGCTACAGTAGGTTGCGCCGTCGGCCTGGGTAGCATATGGCGCTTCCCTTATATGGTCGGAGCGAACGGAGGTGCAGCTTTTCTGTTGGTATTTATGATATGTACGGTTTTGCTCGGCCTTCCGATCATGATTACAGAATTCTTCATCGGCCGTCATTCACGCAGTAACGCTGCCGGAGCTTTTAAAAAGCTGGCTCCCGGAACTCAGTGGTCCCTGATCGGATATAACGGCGTTTTAGCAGCTTTTCTGATATTAGGTTTCTACTCCGTGGTTTCCGGCTGGACCTTGGAATATATCTGGCAGGCTATGACCGGCTCTCTAGCAGGAAAAACAACGGCCGAATTTACAACTGCCTTTGAAACATTTTCATCCAGTGCCCTCCGGCCGATAGGCTGGACAATCGCTTTCATCGCATTGACACACATCGTTATAGTATCCGGAGTAGAAAAGGGTATTGAAAGGGCTTCCAAAATTATGATGCCGGCACTATTTATCATACTGCTGATATTATGTATCCGCTCTGTCACCCTTCCGGGCGTGGAGGAAGGACTCTCGTTCCTGTTCAAACCGGATTTCGATAAGATAACTTCTTCTGTTATCTTAAGTGCCATGGGGCAGACATTCTTCTCATTAAGTATCGGTATGGGATGTCTGATCACCTACTCTTCCTATTTTGGGAAAGACACCAATCTTCAATTAACCGCTGTACAGGTCACCGTATTGAATACACTGGTGGCATTACTAGCCGGTATTATGGTGTTCCCGGCAGTTTTCAGCTTCGGCATTGAACCGACAGCAGGTCCGGAACTGGTATTTATCACACTCCCTAATATTTTCGAGCAATTGCCGTTCGGTAATCTGTGGTCATTCATATTCTTCATCCTGCTGGCATTGGCAGCACTGACCTCCACGATCTCTTTGCATGAAGTGGCAACAGCTTACGTACATGAAGAATATCATACGACAAGAAAGAAGGCCGCCTGGATTGTTTCAGCCGGTGTAGCCGTTATCGGAGCATTTTGTTCGCTCTCTTTCGGCTTATTAAAAGAGTACACCATCGGCGGCTTGATCCTCTTTGATGCCTTAGACTACCTGACTGCTAAAATCATGATGCCTATCGGCGGTATGATGATCTGTGTATTCGTTGGCTTACGTATTGAAAAGAAAGTATTAAAAGCAGAATTGACTAACAAAGGAACTATCACTTTCTACTTCTTCAACACCTATGCCTTTTTCATCAAATATATCGCACCGGCCGCTATCGGACTAATCTTCCTGAATGAGCTGGGATTGATCAAAAAGATAACCGCTCTATTCTGA
- a CDS encoding M16 family metallopeptidase: protein MHYFSHILSNGLRMVHLPMESPVSYCGFAVNAGTRDEEANEFGLAHFVEHMMFKGTEKRKAWHILNRMENVGGELNAYTTKEETFVYSIFMEEHYQRALELLTDLIFHSQFPQQEIEKEVDVILDEINSYEDSPSELIFDEFENLLYDGHALGHNILGDEASLLTFNSESGRSFMRRFYAPENMVFFSMGRIDFNKIVKMAEGFLSDIAFPVAPRNRIVPNAIEPCVRKVHKDTHQAHVLIGSRAYSMHDEKRIPLFLLNNMLGGPGMNNRLNVSLREKHGLVYNVESNVTSYTDTGLASIYFGTDPKNMEKALRLVHKELDKLRDNSLSATQLAAAKKQVIGQLGVSGDNKEGLFLGLGKSFLHYNRYDTLPEVFARIEALTIKDIQEVANEVFAPERLFSLIYQ, encoded by the coding sequence ATGCATTACTTCTCACATATTTTATCTAATGGTCTTCGTATGGTACACTTGCCGATGGAATCACCGGTTTCGTACTGTGGTTTTGCCGTGAATGCCGGAACGCGTGATGAAGAGGCGAACGAGTTCGGCCTGGCACATTTCGTGGAGCACATGATGTTTAAAGGTACAGAAAAACGGAAAGCCTGGCATATACTGAACCGGATGGAGAATGTAGGTGGCGAGTTGAATGCCTATACGACCAAAGAAGAGACATTTGTTTATTCCATCTTCATGGAAGAGCACTATCAGCGTGCCCTGGAATTGTTGACTGACCTGATCTTCCATTCTCAATTTCCGCAGCAGGAAATAGAGAAAGAAGTGGATGTCATTCTGGATGAAATCAATTCGTATGAGGATAGTCCATCTGAACTTATCTTCGATGAATTCGAGAATTTACTTTATGACGGACATGCTTTGGGGCATAATATTCTGGGGGATGAAGCCTCTCTTCTGACATTTAACTCTGAATCCGGCCGTTCTTTTATGCGTCGTTTTTATGCACCGGAGAATATGGTCTTCTTTTCAATGGGGCGGATTGATTTCAATAAGATCGTGAAGATGGCCGAAGGGTTTTTGTCGGATATTGCTTTTCCAGTAGCTCCGCGTAACCGTATTGTTCCCAATGCAATTGAACCTTGTGTTAGAAAGGTTCATAAAGATACACATCAGGCACATGTATTGATCGGTAGCCGTGCTTATAGCATGCACGATGAAAAACGAATACCTTTGTTCCTGCTTAATAATATGTTGGGCGGACCGGGTATGAACAACCGTTTGAATGTCTCACTCCGGGAGAAACATGGGTTAGTATATAATGTAGAATCGAATGTCACTTCTTATACGGATACCGGATTGGCCAGTATCTATTTCGGAACAGACCCGAAAAATATGGAGAAAGCTTTACGCCTGGTTCATAAAGAGCTGGATAAATTGCGGGATAATAGTTTATCTGCAACGCAGTTGGCAGCAGCCAAGAAACAGGTGATCGGGCAGTTAGGTGTTTCCGGTGATAATAAGGAAGGACTTTTCCTGGGATTGGGGAAGAGTTTCCTGCATTATAACCGTTATGACACGCTTCCGGAGGTTTTTGCCCGTATTGAAGCCCTTACCATAAAGGATATTCAGGAAGTCGCAAACGAGGTTTTTGCTCCGGAACGGTTGTTTAGTTTGATTTATCAATAA
- a CDS encoding tRNA threonylcarbamoyladenosine dehydratase: MSYNWNTRTELLLGADRMEYLSHCHVLVVGLGGVGAYAAEQICRAGIGHMTIVDADTVNASNINRQLPALHSTIGMQKAEVVGQRLLDINPRLKLTVLNEFLRDERTEEVLSATKYDFIVDAIDSLSPKVYLLYHANRREIPIVSSMGAGAKIDPSQVKLADISKTCNCALAKAVRKRLRGMGLNKGIPVVFSTEMADSEAVVEVENEQCKRTTTGTVSYMPAIFGCYLASYVIRNI, encoded by the coding sequence ATGAGTTACAATTGGAACACACGGACGGAGCTATTACTGGGGGCCGACCGGATGGAGTACTTGTCACATTGCCATGTTTTAGTCGTAGGATTAGGGGGCGTGGGAGCTTATGCCGCCGAACAGATTTGCCGTGCCGGGATCGGGCACATGACAATCGTTGATGCCGATACGGTGAACGCCAGCAATATAAACAGACAGTTACCTGCTTTACATTCCACTATCGGGATGCAGAAAGCAGAAGTTGTAGGCCAGCGTCTGTTGGATATCAATCCACGTTTAAAACTGACCGTGCTTAATGAATTTCTCCGTGATGAACGGACAGAGGAAGTTCTATCCGCCACAAAATACGATTTCATCGTGGATGCTATCGATTCGCTCAGTCCGAAAGTTTACCTCTTGTATCATGCTAACAGGCGTGAAATTCCTATTGTTTCCTCTATGGGAGCAGGTGCAAAAATCGATCCGTCGCAGGTGAAACTGGCCGATATCTCTAAAACCTGCAACTGTGCACTGGCTAAAGCCGTACGTAAACGGTTACGTGGAATGGGCTTGAATAAAGGAATCCCGGTTGTCTTCTCTACGGAAATGGCCGATTCAGAAGCCGTAGTGGAAGTAGAAAACGAACAATGCAAACGGACAACCACCGGAACGGTCTCTTATATGCCCGCTATATTCGGTTGCTATCTTGCATCGTATGTAATAAGAAATATATAA
- a CDS encoding AAA family ATPase, translated as MIYLKQVRLINPKEVEGPLEDLKYPFKAAAVRHMESIVFRKPVTFLVGENGAGKSTLLEGIMFKYEERDEDKQGMLYDGVEAWKSYSNVLPQCIRLIEERKPFDHFFFRAESFFDHAAEIDAKSMKDILKYGRDYSLGAYGGHRLLEQSHGESFLSTFLNYAGRNTLFILDEPEAALSPQRQLALLVRIHELVAQGCQLIISTHSPIIMAYPDADIYSIEEDGAHITPYEETQHYQLTKYFLTHTEQMLKELLG; from the coding sequence ATGATTTACCTCAAGCAAGTCCGGTTGATCAACCCGAAAGAAGTGGAAGGTCCATTGGAAGATCTTAAATATCCGTTTAAAGCTGCTGCCGTACGACACATGGAATCGATCGTTTTCCGTAAACCGGTTACTTTCCTGGTTGGTGAAAATGGGGCCGGCAAATCGACTCTGTTGGAAGGCATCATGTTCAAATATGAAGAACGGGACGAAGACAAACAAGGGATGCTTTATGACGGTGTTGAAGCATGGAAATCATATTCGAACGTTCTGCCACAATGCATTCGTCTGATTGAAGAACGGAAACCTTTCGACCATTTCTTCTTTCGTGCCGAGTCTTTTTTTGATCATGCAGCCGAAATCGATGCCAAATCGATGAAAGACATATTAAAATATGGACGTGATTATTCTTTAGGAGCCTACGGAGGACATCGCTTACTGGAACAATCGCACGGGGAAAGCTTTCTTAGTACTTTCCTGAATTACGCAGGAAGAAATACTCTCTTTATCCTCGATGAACCGGAGGCCGCCCTTTCACCTCAACGACAGCTGGCACTATTGGTCAGGATCCATGAATTGGTGGCACAAGGTTGTCAATTGATTATCTCGACACATTCGCCAATCATTATGGCTTATCCGGATGCGGATATTTACTCCATAGAAGAAGATGGAGCACATATTACTCCGTATGAGGAAACACAACATTATCAATTAACGAAGTATTTTCTTACCCATACGGAGCAAATGTTGAAAGAATTATTGGGATAG
- a CDS encoding TonB-dependent receptor: MKRIIFGIMLLGCMIQGVFAQNLGIKGLVKDSRNKEPLEFANVVLQTVDSTFITGTTTDGKGYFVLDKVKSGDYLLAISSLGYETQYVSLKGFNKSVTLGDIPMEDAAVSLDGVTVSASNTSSRSDRKLVFPSDRQVKASTNGMDLLQQLMLPKIQVNPLSSEIKVPGNGEVQLRINGVKVELDEIKSLIPSDIIRIEYHDNPGLRYGNAEVVLDYIVRRPETGGSFSVDMSQGVNALWGEHRVSGKINHKKSEFGASYRIGPRDFYGLSRDNEEIFHLGDGTVLHRKEEGEPAHGRMFMHNLNLNYSVQDPEKYLFNATFRYWNNHQPHWDYRGVLSNQENLSDYVNMVDLNSSDNQVPALDLYYQRNLKNDQTLVFNVVGTYNRTSSHRFYQESRGEDLLTDINNRVSGNKYSVIGEGIYEKKLENGNRLSTGIRHTQSFSNNEYRNGHDYNTRMNQSESFLYGEFKGKARKLDYTLGIGVSRSYYKQDGTDDSYQYYTFNPRFTLQYALPGQSFIRLRGFVGNSSPSLGNLSAIEQVIDSLQLQRGNPQLEAYMRYRLALTYEYQKGIFYTNLDGAYEYLPNPIMDEKYQEGNKIIQTWNNQKNWQRLTGSAMFRIGPIKDILQFSFTGGVNHYLSNGNTYSHRYTNWYCEAQASLTWKKFMLMYQMNTNWNWFWGETLEGGENIQMLMVRYSHKNLSLGVGAINPFSDNYKVKTENWNQYASYKKAMYIKESSRLFVVSLTYNFSFGRTYKAGQKRLNNADNDSGVMSTGK; this comes from the coding sequence ATGAAACGGATAATATTCGGGATCATGCTGCTAGGCTGCATGATACAGGGAGTTTTTGCTCAAAATTTAGGGATAAAAGGTTTGGTGAAAGATAGTCGGAACAAAGAACCTCTTGAGTTTGCCAATGTCGTTCTGCAAACGGTGGATTCTACGTTTATTACTGGAACAACTACTGATGGAAAGGGGTATTTTGTTTTAGATAAAGTGAAATCCGGTGATTACCTGCTGGCTATCTCCAGTTTGGGATATGAGACGCAGTATGTTTCTTTAAAAGGATTTAATAAAAGTGTGACGCTAGGTGATATTCCGATGGAGGATGCTGCGGTCTCTTTGGATGGCGTTACAGTCAGTGCGTCCAATACGAGCAGCCGCTCCGATCGTAAACTGGTTTTTCCGTCCGATCGACAGGTAAAGGCTTCAACCAACGGTATGGATCTGTTGCAACAACTGATGCTGCCGAAGATACAGGTGAATCCGTTGTCAAGCGAAATTAAAGTGCCGGGAAACGGTGAAGTTCAACTTCGTATAAACGGGGTGAAAGTGGAACTGGATGAAATCAAATCATTGATACCTTCTGATATCATCCGTATTGAATATCATGATAATCCCGGATTACGTTACGGTAATGCGGAAGTGGTACTCGATTATATCGTTCGTCGTCCCGAGACGGGGGGAAGTTTCAGCGTGGATATGAGTCAGGGAGTAAATGCCCTATGGGGAGAACATCGGGTTTCCGGAAAGATCAATCATAAGAAATCAGAGTTCGGTGCTTCTTATCGGATCGGTCCGCGTGATTTTTATGGACTTTCCAGGGATAATGAAGAAATCTTTCATTTGGGTGACGGAACGGTTTTGCACCGGAAAGAGGAAGGTGAACCGGCTCATGGTCGCATGTTCATGCATAATCTGAACCTGAATTATAGCGTACAGGATCCCGAAAAGTATTTGTTCAATGCTACGTTCCGTTATTGGAATAACCATCAACCGCATTGGGATTACCGTGGTGTTTTATCCAATCAGGAAAATTTGTCGGACTATGTAAATATGGTAGACCTGAATAGTTCAGATAATCAGGTTCCTGCATTAGACTTATATTATCAGCGTAATTTGAAAAATGATCAGACGCTGGTCTTTAATGTGGTTGGAACCTATAACCGTACTTCTTCCCATCGTTTTTATCAGGAAAGTCGTGGTGAGGATTTACTGACGGATATCAATAACCGTGTTTCAGGAAATAAATATTCAGTGATCGGTGAAGGTATTTATGAGAAAAAGCTGGAGAATGGAAATCGTTTGAGTACAGGTATTCGCCATACACAGTCGTTTTCCAATAATGAATATCGCAATGGGCACGATTATAATACCCGTATGAATCAGTCGGAAAGTTTTCTTTATGGCGAGTTTAAAGGAAAAGCCCGGAAGCTGGATTATACGCTGGGAATCGGTGTGTCGCGTTCCTATTACAAACAGGATGGAACTGATGATTCTTACCAATATTATACGTTCAATCCGCGTTTTACATTGCAATATGCTTTACCCGGACAATCGTTTATCCGTTTGAGAGGTTTTGTTGGTAATTCTTCTCCTTCATTGGGGAATTTGAGTGCTATCGAGCAGGTGATCGATTCTTTGCAGCTGCAACGCGGTAATCCGCAACTGGAGGCTTATATGCGTTATCGTCTGGCGCTAACTTATGAATATCAGAAAGGTATCTTTTATACCAATTTGGACGGAGCCTATGAATATCTTCCCAATCCTATTATGGACGAGAAATATCAGGAAGGCAATAAGATCATCCAGACCTGGAATAACCAAAAGAACTGGCAACGCCTGACCGGTTCGGCTATGTTCCGTATCGGGCCGATCAAAGACATTCTACAGTTCTCGTTTACTGGTGGTGTAAATCATTATCTCAGTAACGGAAACACCTATTCCCACCGCTATACGAACTGGTATTGTGAAGCACAGGCATCTCTCACCTGGAAAAAGTTCATGCTGATGTATCAGATGAATACGAACTGGAACTGGTTCTGGGGTGAAACTTTGGAAGGCGGTGAGAATATTCAGATGTTAATGGTGCGCTACAGTCATAAGAATCTGTCGCTGGGAGTAGGGGCAATTAACCCGTTCTCTGATAATTATAAAGTGAAGACAGAAAATTGGAACCAGTATGCTTCTTATAAAAAAGCGATGTATATCAAAGAAAGCTCACGTCTGTTCGTTGTTTCATTGACTTATAATTTCTCATTCGGTCGTACGTATAAGGCTGGTCAGAAACGTCTGAACAATGCCGATAACGACTCCGGTGTAATGAGTACGGGTAAATGA
- a CDS encoding ABC transporter ATP-binding protein — translation MIQTQGITKSFGNLQVLKGIDLTINKGEIVAIVGPSGAGKTTLLQIIGTLDSQDAGSLYINGTEIGKLSEKELAAFRNKNIGFVFQFHQLLPEFTALENVMIPALIAREKASDAEKRAKEILDFLKLSDRMTHKPAELSGGEKQRVAVARALINNPSVILADEPSGSLDTKNKEELHSLFFELRDQMHQTFVIVTHDEQLASNTDRVIHIKDGVVLE, via the coding sequence ATGATACAAACACAAGGAATTACCAAAAGTTTCGGAAACTTACAGGTATTGAAAGGCATCGACCTTACGATCAATAAAGGTGAAATAGTTGCTATTGTCGGTCCTAGCGGAGCCGGAAAAACAACCTTATTGCAGATCATCGGAACGCTTGATTCACAGGATGCGGGCAGTTTATATATCAACGGGACAGAGATCGGCAAACTATCCGAAAAAGAACTGGCGGCTTTCCGTAATAAAAATATTGGTTTTGTATTTCAATTCCACCAGCTACTACCTGAATTTACCGCACTGGAAAATGTAATGATCCCGGCACTAATTGCACGCGAGAAGGCTTCTGATGCGGAAAAGAGGGCAAAGGAAATTCTCGATTTCCTGAAACTATCGGATCGTATGACGCATAAGCCGGCTGAATTATCTGGAGGTGAAAAACAACGTGTAGCCGTCGCCCGCGCATTGATCAACAACCCATCCGTTATCCTGGCCGATGAACCGTCAGGCAGTCTCGATACAAAGAACAAAGAAGAATTACACAGCCTTTTCTTTGAATTACGCGACCAGATGCACCAGACCTTCGTGATCGTCACTCACGATGAACAACTGGCATCCAACACAGACCGTGTAATTCATATAAAAGACGGGGTTGTTTTAGAATAA